A single region of the Nocardioides aquaticus genome encodes:
- a CDS encoding pirin family protein has product MTVRRTLPQRDRSLIGAWCFADHYGPDDVADTGGMVVAPHPHIGLATVSWLFTGEIEHRDSLGTHAVVRPGEVNLMTAGHGVSHSEISLPTTTVLHGAQLWVALPEGARDGRPAFAHHAPEPLAGDGWRASVFLGSLLGATSPVETATPLLGAELVLDPGAVLVLDVDPTYEHGVLVDRGDVGVAGTAVARHELAYAAPGPATLTLAAGAEGARVLVLGGPPFGEPIVMWWNFVGRTHDEVVAARDAWQAQVGEQQADGRFGVVSEMPPIPAPALPRVRLRTRS; this is encoded by the coding sequence ATGACGGTGCGGCGCACGCTGCCGCAGCGGGACCGCTCGCTGATCGGCGCGTGGTGCTTCGCCGACCACTACGGGCCCGACGACGTCGCGGACACCGGTGGGATGGTGGTGGCGCCCCACCCGCACATCGGGCTCGCCACGGTCAGCTGGCTCTTCACCGGCGAGATCGAGCACCGCGACAGCCTGGGCACCCACGCCGTGGTCCGTCCCGGCGAGGTCAACCTGATGACCGCCGGCCACGGGGTGAGCCACTCCGAGATCTCCCTGCCGACCACGACGGTGCTGCACGGCGCCCAGCTCTGGGTGGCGCTGCCCGAGGGGGCACGGGACGGCCGGCCCGCCTTCGCGCACCACGCCCCCGAGCCGCTGGCCGGGGACGGCTGGCGCGCCTCGGTGTTCCTCGGCTCGCTGCTGGGCGCCACCTCGCCCGTCGAGACGGCCACCCCGCTGCTGGGCGCGGAGCTCGTCCTGGACCCCGGTGCGGTCCTGGTGCTGGACGTCGACCCGACGTACGAGCACGGGGTGCTGGTCGACCGCGGCGACGTCGGGGTGGCCGGCACGGCGGTGGCGCGGCACGAGCTGGCCTACGCCGCCCCGGGTCCCGCGACCCTGACGCTGGCGGCGGGGGCCGAGGGGGCGCGGGTGCTGGTCCTCGGCGGTCCACCGTTCGGCGAGCCGATCGTCATGTGGTGGAACTTCGTGGGCCGTACCCACGACGAGGTCGTCGCCGCCCGCGACGCCTGGCAGGCACAGGTCGGCGAGCAGCAGGCCGACGGCCGCTTCGGCGTGGTCTCCGAGATGCCGCCGATCCCGGCGCCGGCGCTGCCGCGCGTACGCCTGCGCACCCGTTCCTGA
- a CDS encoding FdhF/YdeP family oxidoreductase → MSALRPAPKSDIDESDLDVDQPHHHAAGPTAVAVSMKRAMEQMGPVRTAQTLLKLNQADGFDCQGCAWPDPSPGERHHAEFCENGAKAVTEEATKRRVDRAFFAEHSLADLAGRTEYWLGQQGRITEPMIVREGGTHYEPISWDEANALMAERLTGLSSPDRAVFYTSGKVSNEAAYAYQVFVRALGTNNLPDCSNMCHESSGSALVDTIGIGKGSVSLEDIHLAKLIVVVGQNPGTNHPRMLSALEEAKGRGAKIISVNPLEEAGMVRFKNPQKVKGWLANGTGLSDLHLPIRINGDLALFQAIGALLVQWDALDREFLERYTTGFEEYVDHVQELDWAKVEASTGLSRAQITEAAEMFRDSEATTTCWAMGITQHHNSVATIKEIVNVALLQGNIGRPGAGLCPVRGHSNVQGDRTMGVWERLPDHFLDAIQGEFGFDPPREHGHDTVQAIREMRDGTVDFFLSMGGNFVSAAPDTEVTAAAMRKVRTVVNVATKLNHSHVTFGRETLLLPPLGRSEKDLTGGIEQRVTVEDSMSAVHASKGPLKPASPHLRSEVHVVCGLAEAVQAAAPESPAGLAMARVPWTAWRSDYTEIRRSIARVVPGCAAYDEKVDVPGGFVLPHPPRDTRTFETESGKAVLSCTPVEVLEVPQGRLLLQTLRSHDQFNTTIYGLDDRYRGISNGRRVVFVHPDDIRDLELADGDMVDLVGEWTDPDGDGSAEERIARDFRVVSYDQPRGCAAAYYPETNPLVPLDSTAIGSNTPVSKAVILRLERPGYVLGSRTIEGSGDQGTGTMRTDDPGQLA, encoded by the coding sequence GTGAGTGCCCTCCGCCCCGCCCCCAAGTCCGACATCGACGAGTCCGACCTCGACGTCGACCAGCCCCACCACCACGCCGCCGGTCCGACCGCCGTGGCCGTCTCGATGAAGCGCGCCATGGAGCAGATGGGGCCGGTCCGCACCGCCCAGACCCTGTTGAAGCTGAACCAGGCCGACGGGTTCGACTGCCAGGGCTGCGCCTGGCCCGACCCCAGCCCGGGGGAGCGCCACCACGCGGAGTTCTGCGAGAACGGCGCCAAGGCCGTCACCGAGGAGGCCACCAAGCGCCGCGTCGACCGCGCGTTCTTCGCCGAGCACTCCCTGGCCGACCTGGCCGGACGCACGGAGTACTGGCTGGGCCAGCAGGGCCGGATCACCGAGCCGATGATCGTCCGCGAGGGCGGCACGCACTACGAGCCGATCAGCTGGGACGAGGCGAACGCCCTGATGGCCGAGCGGCTGACCGGGCTGAGCTCGCCGGACCGCGCGGTCTTCTACACCTCGGGCAAGGTCTCGAACGAGGCGGCGTACGCCTACCAGGTCTTCGTCCGCGCCCTGGGCACCAACAACCTGCCCGACTGCTCGAACATGTGCCACGAGTCGAGCGGCTCGGCGCTGGTCGACACGATCGGCATCGGCAAGGGCTCGGTCAGCCTGGAGGACATCCACCTCGCCAAGCTGATCGTCGTGGTCGGGCAGAACCCCGGGACCAACCACCCGCGGATGCTCTCCGCGCTGGAGGAGGCCAAGGGTCGCGGCGCCAAGATCATCTCGGTCAACCCGCTCGAGGAGGCGGGGATGGTCCGCTTCAAGAACCCGCAGAAGGTCAAGGGCTGGCTCGCCAACGGCACCGGCCTGTCCGACCTCCACCTGCCGATCCGGATCAACGGCGACCTCGCGCTGTTCCAGGCGATCGGCGCGCTGCTGGTCCAGTGGGACGCGCTCGACCGCGAGTTCCTGGAGCGCTACACCACCGGGTTCGAGGAGTACGTCGACCACGTGCAGGAGCTCGACTGGGCCAAGGTCGAGGCCTCGACCGGTCTCAGCCGGGCCCAGATCACCGAGGCCGCGGAGATGTTCCGCGACTCCGAGGCCACGACGACCTGCTGGGCGATGGGGATCACCCAGCACCACAACTCGGTCGCCACGATCAAGGAGATCGTCAACGTCGCGCTGCTCCAGGGCAACATCGGCCGCCCCGGCGCCGGCCTGTGCCCGGTCCGCGGCCACAGCAACGTGCAGGGCGACCGCACCATGGGCGTCTGGGAGCGGCTGCCCGACCACTTCCTCGACGCGATCCAGGGGGAGTTCGGGTTCGACCCGCCGCGCGAGCACGGCCACGACACCGTCCAGGCGATCCGCGAGATGCGGGACGGGACGGTCGACTTCTTCCTGTCGATGGGCGGCAACTTCGTCTCCGCCGCCCCGGACACCGAGGTGACCGCGGCCGCGATGCGCAAGGTCCGCACCGTGGTCAACGTCGCCACCAAGCTCAACCACAGCCACGTGACCTTCGGGCGCGAGACGCTGCTGCTGCCGCCGCTCGGTCGCTCCGAGAAGGACCTGACCGGGGGCATCGAGCAGCGGGTCACCGTCGAGGACTCGATGTCGGCCGTGCACGCCTCCAAGGGCCCGCTGAAGCCGGCCTCGCCGCACCTGCGCTCAGAGGTCCACGTCGTCTGCGGGCTGGCCGAGGCCGTCCAGGCCGCGGCTCCCGAGTCGCCCGCCGGTCTGGCGATGGCGCGCGTCCCGTGGACCGCCTGGCGCTCGGACTACACCGAGATCCGGCGCTCGATCGCCCGGGTCGTGCCGGGCTGCGCGGCCTACGACGAGAAGGTCGACGTGCCGGGCGGGTTCGTCCTCCCGCACCCGCCGCGCGACACCCGCACGTTCGAGACCGAGTCCGGCAAGGCGGTCCTGAGCTGCACGCCGGTCGAGGTGCTCGAGGTCCCGCAGGGCCGGCTGCTGCTGCAGACCCTGCGCTCCCACGACCAGTTCAACACCACCATCTACGGGCTCGACGACCGCTACCGCGGCATCAGCAACGGGCGTCGGGTGGTCTTCGTCCACCCCGACGACATCCGTGACCTCGAGCTCGCCGACGGCGACATGGTCGACCTGGTCGGGGAGTGGACCGACCCCGACGGCGACGGCTCGGCCGAGGAGCGGATCGCCCGGGACTTCCGGGTGGTCTCCTACGACCAGCCCCGGGGCTGCGCCGCGGCGTACTACCCCGAGACCAACCCGCTGGTGCCGCTCGACTCCACCGCGATCGGCAGCAACACGCCGGTCTCGAAGGCGGTCATCCTGCGCCTCGAGCGCCCCGGGTACGTGCTGGGCAGCCGGACGATAGAGGGTTCCGGCGACCAGGGCACCGGGACGATGCGCACCGACGACCCGGGCCAGCTGGCCTGA
- a CDS encoding putative Ig domain-containing protein — MLHRLLRATVAALPVLTLLAALPAAAPPAAAAQQGYTAAVLFAPSVSVPVGEPAGIGARVEPGGRRPVLLEELRAGGWRTVEQARTSRSEGTADLRWAPPTTGAHRLRLVAPRLERRGLARVVSATEVVYGQAAELPYVRGGRLPVGRQGVAYDTLLGDTPPSSQRWTVAAGRLPSGLALSQDGRVSGAPLSDAPRGTEVTFRLVEDGATAWATRRLVVRPTPAPAVVSDLAPARTGQPYVDLAETRTPRSGRWSVVRGSLPAGLALDRGTGVVIGTPTTPGTSGFRLRFTEVTGRTAVADDEITVVADGGTDWTSLRSDGTTTCGLQADATGWCWGLNTWGSVGDGTTRPQPHPVRLPGRWTSLDTREGTTCGLRPDASAWCWGRNDIGTVGDGSGRDEVSVPTRLPGRWREIGFNEQADGSGFDTACGLRTDASLWCWGYDRYAQSGDGQGGADDVQPVPHQVPGRWAGLPAGTGATRCAIDLDAAAWCWGANQTGQVGNGRTVGTYGGEAPYELPGRWTTISTGTQSIDAGTTCGVQTDGSGWCWGANGAGQVGNGATGDVLVPTRLPGAWSEILTPTVREDPTCGLRPDGTAACWGQNSAGGVGDGTTGPQLTPYELEGTWASLRTADQTTCGVTPEGAGYCWGQDRYGAVGDGQDRRSTPAPPTLLDGTWRGIEPRASEDGASVCGLRTDDSAWCWGDARDGRAGTLPPDPYEYLLAPARLAGPGTWSVLDRTAGSGTPCGIGADGSGWCWGENERAAVGNGTLLDQPVPYGVVGGVG; from the coding sequence GTGCTCCACCGCCTGCTGCGTGCCACCGTCGCCGCGCTCCCCGTCCTGACCCTCCTCGCGGCGCTGCCGGCGGCAGCTCCTCCCGCGGCCGCAGCCCAGCAGGGGTACACGGCCGCCGTGCTCTTCGCGCCGTCGGTCTCGGTCCCCGTGGGCGAGCCGGCCGGGATCGGTGCCCGGGTCGAGCCCGGCGGTCGCCGTCCGGTGCTGCTCGAGGAGCTCCGGGCCGGTGGGTGGCGCACGGTCGAGCAGGCGCGCACCAGCCGCTCCGAGGGGACGGCCGACCTGCGCTGGGCGCCGCCGACGACTGGCGCGCACCGCCTGCGCCTCGTCGCGCCGCGGCTCGAGCGCCGGGGCCTGGCCCGGGTGGTCTCGGCGACCGAGGTCGTCTACGGCCAGGCCGCGGAGCTGCCGTACGTCAGGGGTGGCCGCCTGCCCGTCGGCCGGCAGGGCGTCGCCTACGACACGCTGCTCGGGGACACGCCCCCGTCGTCCCAGCGCTGGACCGTCGCCGCCGGGCGGCTGCCCTCGGGACTCGCGCTCTCGCAGGACGGGCGGGTCAGCGGCGCACCGCTGTCCGACGCGCCCCGCGGGACCGAGGTGACCTTCCGCCTGGTGGAGGACGGCGCGACCGCCTGGGCCACCCGCCGGCTGGTCGTCCGTCCCACGCCGGCGCCCGCGGTGGTCTCCGACCTCGCCCCGGCACGCACGGGGCAGCCGTACGTCGATCTCGCCGAGACCCGGACCCCGCGCTCCGGCCGCTGGTCGGTGGTCCGCGGTTCGCTCCCGGCCGGTCTCGCCCTCGACCGGGGCACCGGCGTGGTCATCGGCACGCCGACGACGCCCGGCACGTCCGGGTTCCGGCTGCGCTTCACCGAGGTCACCGGTCGCACGGCCGTGGCCGACGACGAGATCACCGTCGTGGCCGACGGCGGCACCGACTGGACCTCGCTGCGCAGCGACGGCACGACGACCTGCGGCCTCCAGGCGGACGCCACCGGGTGGTGCTGGGGCCTCAACACCTGGGGGTCGGTCGGCGACGGGACCACCCGCCCGCAGCCCCACCCCGTCCGCCTCCCCGGCCGGTGGACCTCGCTCGACACCCGCGAGGGCACCACCTGCGGCCTGCGACCCGACGCCAGCGCGTGGTGCTGGGGCCGCAACGACATCGGCACGGTCGGTGACGGCTCCGGGCGCGACGAGGTGAGCGTGCCGACCCGGCTGCCGGGGCGGTGGCGCGAGATCGGGTTCAACGAGCAGGCCGACGGCAGCGGGTTCGACACCGCGTGCGGGCTGCGCACGGACGCCTCGCTCTGGTGCTGGGGCTACGACCGGTACGCCCAGTCCGGGGACGGGCAGGGCGGTGCGGACGACGTCCAGCCGGTCCCGCACCAGGTGCCCGGCCGGTGGGCGGGCCTGCCCGCAGGTACCGGCGCGACCCGCTGCGCGATCGACCTCGACGCCGCGGCGTGGTGCTGGGGTGCGAACCAGACGGGCCAGGTCGGCAACGGCCGGACCGTCGGGACCTACGGCGGGGAGGCGCCGTACGAGCTGCCCGGCCGCTGGACCACGATCTCCACCGGCACCCAGAGCATCGACGCGGGCACGACCTGCGGGGTGCAGACCGACGGGTCGGGCTGGTGCTGGGGCGCGAACGGCGCCGGCCAGGTCGGCAACGGCGCCACCGGTGACGTGCTGGTCCCGACCCGGCTGCCCGGGGCGTGGTCCGAGATCCTGACGCCGACCGTGAGGGAGGACCCCACCTGCGGTCTCCGCCCCGACGGCACGGCCGCGTGCTGGGGACAGAACTCTGCGGGTGGGGTGGGTGACGGCACCACCGGTCCGCAGCTGACGCCGTACGAGCTGGAGGGCACCTGGGCGTCGCTGCGCACGGCGGACCAGACGACCTGCGGGGTGACGCCGGAGGGTGCCGGCTACTGCTGGGGCCAGGACCGGTACGGCGCCGTGGGCGACGGCCAGGACCGCCGGTCGACACCGGCGCCGCCGACGCTGCTCGACGGCACGTGGCGCGGGATCGAGCCCCGGGCCTCCGAGGACGGTGCCTCCGTCTGCGGGCTGCGCACCGACGACTCGGCGTGGTGCTGGGGCGACGCGCGCGACGGCCGGGCCGGGACCCTCCCGCCGGACCCGTACGAGTACCTGCTCGCCCCCGCACGCCTCGCGGGCCCCGGGACCTGGTCGGTGCTGGACCGTACCGCGGGCTCGGGGACGCCGTGCGGCATCGGGGCCGACGGGTCCGGCTGGTGCTGGGGCGAGAACGAGCGGGCCGCGGTCGGCAACGGGACCCTGCTCGACCAGCCCGTGCCGTACGGCGTGGTCGGTGGCGTCGGGTGA
- a CDS encoding homogentisate 1,2-dioxygenase yields MAYYSRVGDVPRTRHTQHRDTSREDRRLYREELMGEEGFSSDSSLLYHRGVPSAVVGAGTWELPDQSRRPNHPLLPRHLRLHDLAVPGGADAVTGRRQVLANHDVRISYVVTGTEPSPLYRDAIGDEVVFVEAGSGTVETVFGVVPYRTGDLVVVPRATTHRWVPTEASSLYAIEATGHVAPPKRYLSRYGQLLEHAPYCERDLHGPTEPLLVEGPAADEPVDVLVKHRTSAGVVGTRHTVATHPFDVVGWDGCLYPYTLNVENFMPITGKVHQPPPVHQVLEGWNFVICTFLPRKVDYHPLAVPVPYYHSNVDSDEVMFYVGGDYEARKGSGVGLGSVSLHPGGFPHGPQPAAIEASLGATEFHESAVMVDTFAPLELGEAAAEVDDPAYAWTWAGGPRPAG; encoded by the coding sequence ATGGCGTACTACTCCCGCGTGGGCGACGTCCCGCGCACCCGGCACACCCAGCACCGCGACACCTCCCGCGAGGACCGGCGGCTCTACCGCGAGGAGCTGATGGGGGAGGAGGGGTTCTCCTCGGACTCCTCGCTGCTCTACCACCGCGGCGTCCCGTCGGCGGTCGTCGGCGCGGGCACCTGGGAGCTGCCCGACCAGTCCCGCCGCCCCAACCACCCGCTGCTGCCGCGCCACCTGCGCCTGCACGACCTGGCCGTCCCCGGCGGGGCCGACGCGGTGACCGGGCGGCGCCAGGTGCTGGCCAACCACGACGTCCGGATCTCCTACGTCGTCACCGGCACCGAGCCCAGCCCGCTCTACCGCGACGCGATCGGTGACGAGGTGGTCTTCGTCGAGGCCGGCTCGGGCACCGTCGAGACCGTCTTCGGCGTCGTGCCCTACCGGACCGGCGACCTCGTCGTGGTGCCCCGGGCGACCACCCACCGCTGGGTCCCCACGGAGGCCAGCAGCCTGTACGCGATCGAGGCCACCGGCCACGTCGCCCCGCCCAAGCGGTACCTCTCGCGCTACGGCCAGCTGCTCGAGCACGCGCCGTACTGCGAGCGGGACCTGCACGGGCCGACCGAGCCGTTGCTGGTCGAGGGCCCGGCCGCCGACGAGCCGGTCGACGTGCTGGTCAAGCACCGCACCTCGGCCGGGGTCGTGGGCACCCGCCACACCGTGGCCACGCACCCGTTCGACGTCGTCGGCTGGGACGGCTGCCTGTACCCCTACACGCTCAACGTCGAGAATTTCATGCCGATCACCGGCAAGGTCCACCAGCCGCCGCCGGTGCACCAGGTCCTCGAGGGCTGGAACTTCGTCATCTGCACCTTCCTGCCCCGCAAGGTCGACTACCACCCGCTGGCCGTGCCGGTGCCGTACTACCACTCCAACGTCGACTCCGACGAGGTGATGTTCTACGTCGGGGGCGACTACGAGGCCCGCAAGGGCTCGGGCGTGGGCCTCGGGTCGGTCTCCCTGCACCCCGGCGGCTTCCCGCACGGCCCGCAGCCGGCGGCGATCGAGGCCTCCCTGGGCGCGACGGAGTTCCACGAGTCCGCCGTCATGGTCGACACCTTCGCCCCGCTCGAGCTCGGCGAGGCGGCCGCCGAGGTCGACGACCCGGCGTACGCCTGGACCTGGGCGGGCGGTCCTCGACCGGCGGGGTGA
- a CDS encoding fumarylacetoacetate hydrolase family protein, producing the protein MVGAGSAMGEPVAVDAFADHVFGVVGLNDWSARDLQGWEMAPLGPFLGKSFATSVSLWVTPLAALAGAWTDLPGQDPVPLPYLRAADGSTPRGLDVAAEVVVDGEVLARPPYASTYWAPAQMLAHLTVNGASVRPGDLFASGTISGPGDDQLGSLLEMSAHGRGFLEDGQEVVLRYSAPGPAGGRIALGEVRGRVQPARHVGDT; encoded by the coding sequence GTGGTGGGGGCCGGGTCGGCGATGGGCGAGCCGGTCGCGGTCGACGCGTTCGCCGACCACGTCTTCGGCGTGGTCGGGCTCAACGACTGGTCGGCGCGCGACCTGCAGGGCTGGGAGATGGCGCCGCTGGGACCGTTCCTCGGCAAGTCGTTCGCGACGTCGGTGTCGCTCTGGGTCACGCCGCTGGCCGCCCTCGCGGGTGCGTGGACCGACCTGCCCGGCCAGGACCCGGTGCCCCTGCCCTACCTGCGGGCCGCCGACGGGTCGACCCCGCGCGGGCTCGACGTGGCGGCCGAGGTCGTCGTGGACGGCGAGGTGCTGGCGCGACCGCCGTACGCCTCCACCTACTGGGCCCCGGCGCAGATGCTGGCCCACCTGACGGTCAACGGCGCCTCGGTGCGCCCCGGTGACCTGTTCGCCTCCGGCACCATCTCGGGGCCCGGCGACGACCAGCTCGGGTCCTTGCTGGAGATGTCGGCGCACGGGCGCGGGTTCCTGGAGGACGGCCAGGAGGTGGTGCTCCGCTACAGCGCCCCGGGCCCGGCCGGCGGGCGGATCGCGCTCGGCGAGGTGCGCGGGCGGGTGCAGCCGGCCCGCCACGTCGGCGACACCTGA
- the mptB gene encoding polyprenol phosphomannose-dependent alpha 1,6 mannosyltransferase MptB yields the protein MVARGVLGSMLVALGGLVVATLPASTPLLGLDALVALRTTEAGRMLGLTVVMGGLGILAAQWLRLCRSTAAGERDPDGDLALVRRVAVWWSVPLVLAPPLFSRDGWSYAAQGALVEAGVDPYEHGPGVLAGAVAEAVDPRWSGTPAPYGPVPLLLGGLGASVTSDPWLLVVGHRLLALVGLVLLAWAVPRLARWTGASPALASALVLVSPLTLAAGVAGLHNDLLMVGLMAAALVVGVERHWAAGAVLAGLAAAVKLPGGLVCVAVVVASLPAGAALAARWRRLAGVGLVSVGTLVGLSLAGGLGLGWLAALSVPTTVATPLSLTTVVGGLLDLGGGAVGLPEAALLDLTRTVGSVAAVVLTAMVVLRAPTGGRREALRALVVVLTATVLLSPVVHLWYLLWVLPFAACLRLPRAGTAVVLVLSLVLGLASPLDSSLHGAYLAIVWGCLLLAAITPLLLATRAGRDRVGRIAEAHLLPA from the coding sequence ATGGTCGCGCGAGGGGTCCTCGGCAGCATGCTGGTGGCCCTCGGCGGCCTGGTGGTGGCCACCCTGCCGGCCTCGACGCCGCTGCTCGGGCTCGACGCCCTGGTGGCGCTGCGCACCACGGAGGCCGGGCGGATGCTCGGGCTGACCGTGGTGATGGGCGGTCTCGGCATCCTCGCGGCCCAGTGGCTGCGACTGTGCCGGTCGACCGCGGCCGGCGAGCGCGACCCCGACGGCGACCTCGCGCTGGTGCGCCGCGTCGCCGTCTGGTGGAGCGTCCCGCTGGTGCTGGCACCACCGCTGTTCTCGCGCGACGGGTGGTCCTACGCCGCCCAGGGCGCGCTCGTCGAGGCCGGTGTCGACCCCTACGAGCACGGTCCCGGCGTGCTCGCCGGTGCGGTCGCCGAGGCCGTCGACCCGCGCTGGAGCGGCACCCCCGCGCCGTACGGGCCCGTCCCGCTGCTGCTGGGCGGGCTCGGCGCCTCGGTCACCTCGGACCCGTGGCTGCTCGTCGTCGGCCACCGGCTCCTCGCGCTGGTCGGACTGGTCCTCCTGGCCTGGGCCGTGCCGCGGCTGGCCCGGTGGACCGGGGCCAGCCCCGCCCTGGCCTCGGCGCTCGTCCTGGTCTCGCCGCTCACGCTGGCCGCCGGCGTGGCCGGGCTGCACAACGACCTGCTGATGGTCGGCCTGATGGCAGCCGCCCTCGTCGTCGGGGTCGAGCGGCACTGGGCCGCCGGGGCGGTGCTCGCCGGCCTGGCCGCGGCGGTCAAGCTCCCCGGCGGCCTGGTCTGCGTGGCGGTCGTCGTGGCGTCCCTGCCGGCCGGTGCCGCGCTCGCCGCCCGGTGGCGCCGGCTGGCCGGCGTGGGCCTGGTCAGCGTCGGGACCCTGGTCGGCCTGAGCCTGGCCGGTGGCCTGGGCCTGGGGTGGCTGGCGGCGCTGTCGGTGCCGACCACCGTCGCGACGCCGCTGTCGCTGACCACCGTCGTCGGCGGCCTGCTCGACCTGGGCGGCGGGGCCGTGGGCCTGCCGGAGGCGGCCCTGCTCGACCTGACCCGCACCGTCGGCTCGGTGGCCGCGGTCGTCCTCACGGCGATGGTCGTGCTGCGAGCCCCGACGGGCGGGCGCCGCGAGGCCCTGCGCGCCCTGGTCGTGGTCCTGACCGCGACCGTCCTGCTCAGTCCGGTGGTCCACCTCTGGTACCTGCTGTGGGTGCTGCCGTTCGCCGCCTGCCTCCGCCTCCCGCGGGCGGGCACCGCGGTGGTGCTCGTGCTGTCGCTGGTCCTGGGCCTGGCCTCGCCCCTGGACTCCTCGCTCCACGGCGCCTACCTGGCGATCGTCTGGGGCTGCCTCCTGCTCGCCGCGATCACGCCGCTGCTGCTGGCCACCCGTGCGGGCCGTGACCGGGTCGGCCGGATCGCCGAGGCGCACCTGCTCCCGGCGTGA